One window of Quercus robur chromosome 12, dhQueRobu3.1, whole genome shotgun sequence genomic DNA carries:
- the LOC126710049 gene encoding phosphoacetylglucosamine mutase: protein MKEQQQSLLLSSSARFPPPQGVRLSYGTAGFRADAGLLQSTVYRAGILAALRSLKMDSSVIGLMITASHNKESDNGVKIADPSGGMLSQHWEPFADALANAPSPQHLLHLIIEFVEKENIPLEGARPAQILLGRDTRPSGESLLEAAKQGISSILGAVAIDMGIVTTPQLHWMVRARNKGVKASELDYFEQLSSSFRCLMDLIPSGSTFNEVDNKLVVDGANGVGGEKLEVLKKMLDGLAIEVRNSGKDGGVLNEGVGADYVQKEKVVPRGFSSQDVGIRCASLDGDADRLVYFSVPSESSSKIDLVDGDKILSLFAVFIKEQLSILNKEGHTDGNSDYQPRLGVIQTAYANGASSDYLRRLGLEVLFTPTGVKYLHEKAAEYDIGIYFEANGHGTIVFSESFVCWLESRNNELSSVVKGSEQQKAALRLLAVSKLINQAVGDALSGLLLVEVILQHMGWSIHRWTELYRDLPSRQLKVKVIDRTAVVTANAETVAVRPPGIQEAINAETAKYPQGRSFIRPSGTEDVIRVYAEASTQEAADSLANSVAKLVDQFLGFSSS from the exons ATGAAGGAACAGCAACAGTCCCTCCTCCTCAGCTCCTCCGCTCGCTTCCCTCCTCCTCAAG GGGTGAGGCTCTCGTACGGTACGGCAGGTTTCAGGGCTGATGCGGGGTTGCTCCAATCGACGGTGTACAGAGCGGGGATCTTGGCAGCTCTGAGGTCTCTCAAGATGGACTCTTCGGTGATCGGCCTCATGATTACGGCCTCTCACAACAAAGAGTCTGATAATGGAGTCAAAATTGCTGACCCAAGTGGCGGAATGCTCTCTCAACATTGGGAACCTTTCGCTGATGCACTTGCCAATGCTCCCTCTCCCCAACACCTCCTCcat TTGATAATCGAATTTGTGGAGAAGGAAAACATTCCATTGGAAGGAGCAAGGCCGGCCCAGATATTGTTGGGGAGGGACACTAGGCCTAGTGGGGAATCTCTACTTGAAGCTGCAAAACAA GGAATCAGTTCAATTCTTGGAGCAGTTGCCATTGATATGGGAATTGTGACAACCCCACAACTACATTGGATGGTTCGTGCAAGAAATAAGGGCGTGAAAGCATCTGAACTTGATTATTTTGAACAGCTATCAAGCTCATTCAG GTGCTTGATGGATTTGATCCCTAGTGGCAGTACATTCAATGAGGTGGATAACAAATTGGTGGTGGATGGAGCTAACGGTGTGGGTGGAGAAAAGCTTgaagttttaaagaaaatgttggATGGTTTGGCTATTGAGGTTCGTAATTCTGGGAAAGATGGAGGTGTACTCAATGAAGGAGTTGGTGCTGATTATGTGCAGAAAGAGAAGGTTGTACCTCGTGGATTTAGTTCCCAGGATGTAGGGATAAG GTGTGCTAGTTTGGATGGGGATGCTGATCGGCTTGTATATTTTTCTGTGCCATCAGAAAGTAGCAGTAAGATTGATCTTGTTGATGGGGACAAGATATTATCTCTGTTTGCTGTTTTCATTAAAGAGCAACTAAGCATTCTCAACAAGGAAGGGCATACAGATGGAAATAGCGATTATCAACCTCGACTTGGTGTCATACAGACAGCTTATGCAAATGGAGCATCATCAGATTACCTTAGAAGGTTGGGCTTAGAAGTTCTGTTTACTCCAACAGGAGTGAAATATCTACATGAAAAAGCTGCTGAGTATGATATTGGGATCTACTTTGAGGCAAATGGCCACGGAACGATCGTGTTTTCTGAATCCTTCGTATGTTGGTTAGAGTCCAGAAATAATGAGCTTTCTTCAGTAGTTAAAG GTTCAGAGCAGCAAAAGGCTGCTTTGAGACTATTGGCAGTCAGTAAGTTAATCAACCAagctgttggagatgctctgaGTGGGTTACTCTTGGTGGAGGTCATTTTGCAACACATGGGATGGTCAATACACAGATGGACTGAGCTTTACCGAGATCTACCCAGTAGGCAGCTCAAG GTTAAAGTTATAGACAGAACTGCTGTTGTAACAGCGAATGCAGAAACTGTGGCTGTGAGGCCCCCTGGCATACAAGAAGCCATTAATGCTGAGACTG CCAAATACCCTCAAGGCCGATCTTTCATACGACCATCGGGTACTGAGGATGTCATTCGAGTTTATGCAGAGGCATCAACACAAGAAGCAGCTGACAGCCTAGCCAATTCTGTGGCCAAACTTGTGGACCAGTTCCTAGGGTTTAGCAGCTCTTGA
- the LOC126710050 gene encoding transcription factor MAMYB gives MEFLDEDARPRFLFQARPNPSSSSSFTDSPQTHQKPSKPFLFITISISSILLLLSLLFFQSEPLRSLLFWLSLSLLFGPFAPASVTGGDIRVGQGPILEFPNQETEALEETNKRVSQKRQKPRRNEEFDANSVVSVEKANGFAREEKEGGKNGGGRESKDGFGVEEEEKDWTEEEIEVLRKQLIKHPVGKPGRWEAISEAFRGRHKVESVIKTAKELGERKVEDGDSYAQFLKKRKPFDRRIEGGDGELDGGVVVDSGGVGWKGEEDIALLNALKAFPKDVAMRWEKIAAAVPGKSKAACMKRVTELKKGFRSAKAATES, from the coding sequence ATGGAGTTCTTGGACGAAGACGCGAGGCCCAGGTTCCTCTTCCAAGCTCGCCCaaacccttcttcttcttcttcattcacCGACTcaccacaaacccaccaaaaaccCAGCAAGCCATTCCTCTTTATCACCATTTCCATCTCCTCcattcttctccttctttctcttctcttcttccaaTCCGAGCCCCTCAGATCTCTCCTCTTCTggctctccctctctctcctcttcggTCCTTTCGCCCCAGCCTCCGTCACCGGCGGTGATATCCGCGTCGGTCAAGGCCCAATCCTCGAGTTCCCAAATCAAGAAactgaagcattggaagaaacCAATAAGAGGGTATCCCAAAAGAGACAGAAACCGCGTAGGAATGAAGAATTCGATGCGAATTCGGTAGTTTCGGTCGAGAAGGCTAATGGGTTTGCGAGAGAAGAGAAGGAGGGTGGGAAAAATGGGGGAGGGAGAGAAAGTAAAGATGGGTTTGGTGTGGAGGAAGAAGAGAAGGATTGGACTGAGGAGGAGATTGAGGTATTGAGGAAGCAATTGATTAAGCATCCGGTGGGGAAACCGGGGAGGTGGGAGGCGATTTCTGAGGCATTTAGAGGGAGGCATAAGGTGGAGAGTGTGATCAAGACAGCAAAGGAATTGGGGGAGAGGAAAGTGGAAGATGGGGATTCATATGctcagtttttgaagaaaaggaaGCCGTTTGATAGGCGAATTGAAGGTGGGGATGGAGAATTGGATGGTGGGGTGGTGGTGGATAGTGGTGGTGTGGGGTGGAAAGGTGAGGAGGATATTGCATTGCTTAATGCATTGAAGGCTTTTCCTAAGGATGTGGCCATGAGGTGGGAGAAGATTGCTGCTGCTGTGCCCGGGAAGTCGAAGGCGGCTTGTATGAAGAGAGTTACTGAGTTGAAGAAGGGTTTTCGAAGTGCAAAGGCTGCTACTGAGAGTTAG
- the LOC126710051 gene encoding uncharacterized protein LOC126710051, translating into MGLLSWFKGSPQPQQPKPVSESESESKPKQPTTTQSPAEVPGMNGAVAVPRRLADVTVFEFGSVTASADKVTLAGFCTVSDDLEPCRWEILPASSSDAPQFRIVF; encoded by the coding sequence ATGGGTTTGCTATCTTGGTTCAAAGGCAGCCCACAGCCACAGCAACCCAAACCCGTATCCGAATCCGAATCCGAATCCAAACCaaaacaacccaccaccacccaaaGCCCCGCCGAAGTGCCCGGGATGAACGGCGCCGTGGCGGTCCCTCGCCGCCTCGCCGACGTTACGGTTTTCGAGTTTGGGTCGGTGACTGCCTCCGCCGACAAGGTCACTCTCGCCGGATTCTGCACCGTCTCCGACGACCTCGAGCCCTGCCGTTGGGAGATCCTTCCGGCCAGTTCCTCCGACGCCCCTCAGTTCCGCATCGTCTTttga